The proteins below are encoded in one region of Pomacea canaliculata isolate SZHN2017 linkage group LG7, ASM307304v1, whole genome shotgun sequence:
- the LOC112568089 gene encoding uncharacterized protein LOC112568089, with protein MISCVSPYMGRLLPLAGASCDKELISQDLCKDFKEIVDCVTRNNISSTCLEVGVSKQLKQFGFGCTVSDFQEKCRNTSTTQAGDFVHSTKPTTEGQTNNAGVAAVTLDYLALLPVATLLLMFIDI; from the exons ATGATTTCCTGTGTTTCTCCTTACATGGGGAGGTTGTTACCACTGGCCGGCGCTTCTTGTGACAAGGAGCTAATCTCACAGGATCTTTGCAA AGATTTTAAGGAAATCGTGGACTGCGTCAccagaaataatatttcatcAACATGCTTGGAGGTCGGTGTATCCAAACAACTCAAGCAATTTG GTTTCGGTTGTACCGTAAGTGATTTCCAAGAAAAGTGCCGAAACACTTCTACCACTCAAGCAG GAGATTTCGTGCATTCGACAAAGCCAACTACTGAAG gACAAACCAACAACGCAGGTGTCGCCGCAGTGACACTTGACTATCTCGCTCTGTTACCTGTCGCCACCCTCCTTCTCATGTTTATTGACATTTAG